One window of the Candidatus Methylacidithermus pantelleriae genome contains the following:
- a CDS encoding septal ring lytic transglycosylase RlpA family protein — MIRILSFVFLLLLALFVVGCAGPGFSRWGYHVRVGATQRGYASWYGGRFHGKPTADGGRYNQWAHTAAHRHLPFGTVVRVRNLLNGKQAVLRITDRGPFVKGRIIDVSLGAARELGMVHAGVVPVEVRVLRLPSQL; from the coding sequence ATGATCCGAATCTTGTCTTTTGTCTTTCTTCTTCTTTTGGCCCTTTTCGTTGTCGGTTGTGCGGGTCCTGGTTTTTCTCGATGGGGTTATCATGTCCGGGTTGGGGCAACGCAGCGGGGATATGCAAGCTGGTACGGGGGGAGATTTCATGGCAAACCCACGGCAGACGGCGGGCGTTACAACCAGTGGGCTCATACCGCGGCGCATCGCCATCTTCCTTTTGGCACGGTGGTGAGGGTGCGGAACCTTCTCAATGGCAAACAGGCGGTTCTGCGGATTACCGATCGCGGCCCTTTTGTCAAGGGAAGGATTATCGATGTTTCCCTCGGTGCTGCTAGGGAACTGGGTATGGTCCATGCCGGCGTTGTTCCCGTCGAGGTACGAGTGTTACGCCTCCCGTCCCAATTATAA
- the accD gene encoding acetyl-CoA carboxylase, carboxyltransferase subunit beta — MKDPEPQEALAPSRNSRKIHIPAGLWTKCPSCSELLYTKELIENHKVCKRCGYHFPMTAWERVGLLLDPGSFVEDPKGLLSCDPLQFHAATSYQERLAYYRKTTGLEEAVICGVGRIEGKRVAFASMDFGFLGGSMGSVVGEKITRLIERADREELPLVIVAASGGARMYEGILSLMQMAKTAGALARYSRKRLPYISVLTNPTMAGVLASFASLGDVLLAEPQAMIGFAGTRVIREAAGQELPKGFQTAEFLKDHGLVDRIVPRQELRETLAKLLDYLVPGCRSRT; from the coding sequence ATGAAAGACCCTGAACCTCAAGAAGCTCTAGCCCCGAGCAGAAACTCTCGCAAAATCCATATCCCCGCTGGTTTGTGGACCAAGTGCCCAAGCTGCAGCGAGCTGCTCTACACCAAAGAGCTGATAGAAAACCATAAGGTCTGTAAGCGGTGCGGTTATCATTTTCCGATGACGGCTTGGGAACGAGTGGGTTTACTGCTCGATCCCGGATCCTTCGTGGAAGATCCTAAAGGACTGCTTTCCTGCGATCCGCTCCAGTTTCATGCCGCTACTAGCTATCAAGAACGACTGGCCTATTACCGGAAAACAACAGGCCTAGAGGAGGCCGTGATTTGTGGCGTTGGGAGGATCGAGGGGAAAAGGGTAGCTTTCGCTTCGATGGATTTTGGCTTCTTGGGCGGAAGCATGGGATCGGTTGTAGGGGAGAAAATCACCCGGCTGATCGAACGAGCCGACAGAGAAGAACTTCCTTTGGTGATTGTGGCAGCATCTGGTGGGGCGCGAATGTATGAGGGCATTCTTAGCCTCATGCAGATGGCCAAAACGGCAGGGGCTTTGGCACGCTATTCCCGCAAGCGTCTACCGTACATCTCTGTGTTAACCAATCCTACGATGGCCGGGGTGCTGGCGAGCTTTGCCTCCCTGGGTGACGTTCTTTTGGCCGAACCCCAGGCCATGATTGGCTTTGCAGGAACCAGGGTTATCCGGGAAGCCGCAGGGCAAGAATTGCCCAAGGGCTTTCAAACCGCGGAATTTCTGAAGGATCACGGTCTAGTGGACCGGATTGTGCCAAGACAAGAGCTTCGGGAGACTCTTGCTAAGCTCCTTGACTACCTCGTTCCCGGTTGTCGTTCACGCACTTAA